The DNA region GGGGGTATCCCAGTTCCAGAGCGATACAGGATGTATTCACCCCGCTAGACAGATGAACACAGTAGGCGTTTTGAAGACGTAATCCAGATCCGCATCGACCATGGTCTGACCGAGCATACTCATTTGTGCGGCGATTAAGTAGGCGAGGGGAACGGAAATCAGGCATCAGATGGCGCTGAATGTTTTTTCAAAAGACTTTGTTATGGGGTTTCTTATGTTGAGAGTGAGATTAATATCAGCACTTGCCAAATCCCATTGAAATGAGTATACTGCCGTCCAATATGAATTACCTGTGCGCGCATGTCCATCACCACATTTGCCCCCCGCATGGTCGGGAGGTTTATTTGCGCGTACCTGAAAACCAATAACAGGTTCCGTATTTTGCCTCATCAAGCCCCGACCATCGTCGGGGCTTTTTGTTTTTCCAATGCGGACGCTGGATGATAAAAAACGGTCGACGATCCGCCGTCCATCATCAATAAATGAAAAGGAACTTATATGACCCAATCCATCATTCGCCTCTCCCTCCCATCCAAAGGACGCCTCGAAAGCGACGCGCTTGACTTCCTCGCTGAAGCAGGCTTGCGTGTATTCAAACCAAATCCACGGCAATATGAAGCGCAAGTGCCGTCATTGCCTGAGTTGGGGATCATCTTTCAGCGCCCTGCGGACATCGTCGTAAGCGTGCGCCAGGGTTCGATTGACTTCGGCATTACAGGTATGGATGTCATCGAAGAGAAGCGTGGCACAAACGGCGAGATCCTCGTCCTGCACGATGCGCTCGGATTCGGTCATTGTGCTCTCAAGCTTGCCGTCCCTGAAGCATGGACGAATGTTGCCGACATTCCATCGCTCAAAAAATATTCGACGACTCTCAATCATCCATTGCGCGTGGCGACCAAGTTTCCCGTTCTTACTGAACGTTTTCTCAAACAACACGATATTCCGAACATATTGATCTCCGCCGAAGGCACGCTTGAAACCGCGCCGACAATTGGATATGCCGACATCATCTCCGACCTGGTTTCATCGGGACAGACCCTGCAAGACAACCGTCTGCGTGCGCTGCCCGATGGTCTCATCCAACCGTCACAAGCCGCGCTAATTGCGAATCGCAAAACGCTGCAAACGAATCCCAACGTGCTTGAGATGGCGCGCCGTTTGCTTGAGTACATCGAAGCGCATCTTCGGGCGAAGGAAAATCTCCTCGTCATCGCGAACATGCGCGGGCGGAGTCCAGAAGCGATTGCGTCCAAGCTGTTCACGCAAACATCGGTCGGCGGTTTGCAAGGTCCCACCATCAGCCCCATCGTCACGCGCGAGTCCGATCAAGGCTGGTATTCGGTCAGCATCGTTGTGCCGCGCAGCCGCCTTCCACAAGCCATCACCGAACTTCGCAGCGTCGGTGGAAGCGGCATCATCGTTTCGCCCGTCACTTATATTTTTGAAGAAGAGCCGCCGCGCTACAAAGCCATGCTGGACGCGCTCAAATAGGAGCACCATGTTAAAACAATACACATCTCAAACCGCAAGGCAAACCATCCTCAAACGTACTCCGCCCGATGAATTCCCAATCAGCGCGCGTGTGATGGATGACATTGAAAAACTTTTTGGCGAACGACTGACCGCCGAAGCTGCCGTGACTCGCATTTTGAAAGATGTGCGGACTCGCGGTGATTCTGCGCTTCAAGATTGGACCAAGCGCCTCGATTCTCTTAATCTCAAGCCTGTTCCCGTTTCGACGGCTTCGATTCAGTCCGCGCTTGATTCGATCCCGCACGCCCAGCGTGACGCGCTCGAAAAAGCTGCCGCCCGCGTCGAAGCCTTTCACAAAAAACAACCGTTAACCTCATGGTTCACCAACGAACTCGGCGGCACCGTCGGGCAGATCATCCGCCCGATTCAACGAGTCGGCTTGTACGTCCCTGGCGGCACGGCTCCGCTTCCTTCAACAGTATTGATGAGTACCATCCCTGCAAAGGTGGCGGGTGTGAAGGAAATTGTTGTAGTTGCTCCACCCAATCAAACCTATGCTGATCTGGAAGTTCTAATCGCTCCCATCATCCTCGCCGCGTGTGCCGTCGCAGGCGTGGACGAAGTCTATGCAATCGGCGGTGCGCAAGCCATTGCCGCGCTTGCGTACGGCACCGAAACCAT from Anaerolineales bacterium includes:
- the hisG gene encoding ATP phosphoribosyltransferase, giving the protein MTQSIIRLSLPSKGRLESDALDFLAEAGLRVFKPNPRQYEAQVPSLPELGIIFQRPADIVVSVRQGSIDFGITGMDVIEEKRGTNGEILVLHDALGFGHCALKLAVPEAWTNVADIPSLKKYSTTLNHPLRVATKFPVLTERFLKQHDIPNILISAEGTLETAPTIGYADIISDLVSSGQTLQDNRLRALPDGLIQPSQAALIANRKTLQTNPNVLEMARRLLEYIEAHLRAKENLLVIANMRGRSPEAIASKLFTQTSVGGLQGPTISPIVTRESDQGWYSVSIVVPRSRLPQAITELRSVGGSGIIVSPVTYIFEEEPPRYKAMLDALK